In Streptomyces qaidamensis, one DNA window encodes the following:
- the hrcA gene encoding heat-inducible transcriptional repressor HrcA — MLSERRLQVLRAIVQDYVGTEEPVGSKALTERHSLGVSPATVRNDMAALEDEGYIAQPHTSAGRIPTDKGYRLFVDKLAGVKPMTAPERRAIQNFLEGAVDLDDVVARTVRLLAQLTRQVAVVQYPSLTRSTVRHVELLSLAPARVMLVLITDTGRVEQRVVDCPAPFGDASLADLRARLNSRVANRRFADVPSLVEDLPEAFEHEDRGTVSTVLSTLLETLVEENEERLMIGGTANLTRFGHDFPLTIRPVLEALEEQVVLLKLLGEAQDPGVTVRIGHENAHEGLNSTSVVSVGYGSGGEAVAKLGVVGPTRMDYPGTMGAVRAVARYVGQILAES; from the coding sequence GTGCTCAGTGAACGCAGGCTTCAGGTGCTGCGCGCCATCGTCCAGGACTACGTCGGCACCGAGGAGCCGGTGGGCTCCAAGGCCCTCACCGAGCGGCACAGCCTCGGCGTCTCCCCGGCGACCGTCCGCAACGACATGGCGGCCCTGGAGGACGAGGGGTACATCGCCCAGCCGCACACCAGCGCCGGGCGCATCCCCACCGACAAGGGCTACCGCCTGTTCGTCGACAAGCTCGCCGGAGTCAAGCCGATGACCGCGCCCGAGCGGCGCGCGATCCAGAACTTCCTGGAGGGTGCCGTCGACCTCGACGACGTCGTGGCGCGCACGGTACGGCTGCTCGCGCAGCTCACGCGCCAGGTCGCCGTCGTGCAGTACCCGTCGCTGACGCGCTCGACCGTGCGGCATGTGGAGTTGCTCTCCCTGGCGCCCGCGCGGGTGATGCTCGTGCTGATCACGGACACGGGGCGGGTCGAGCAGCGCGTGGTCGACTGCCCGGCGCCCTTCGGCGACGCCTCGCTCGCGGATCTGCGCGCGCGGCTCAACAGCCGCGTGGCGAACCGCCGTTTCGCGGATGTGCCGAGTCTGGTGGAGGATCTCCCGGAGGCGTTCGAGCACGAGGACCGGGGTACGGTCTCCACGGTGCTCTCCACACTCCTGGAGACGCTCGTCGAGGAGAACGAGGAGCGGCTGATGATCGGCGGCACCGCCAATCTGACCCGCTTCGGGCATGACTTCCCTCTCACGATCCGGCCGGTGCTGGAGGCGCTTGAGGAGCAGGTCGTGCTCCTCAAGCTGCTCGGCGAGGCGCAGGATCCGGGCGTGACCGTACGGATCGGTCACGAGAACGCCCACGAAGGACTCAACTCCACGTCCGTCGTGTCGGTCGGCTACGGTTCGGGCGGCGAGGCAGTCGCCAAGCTCGGCGTGGTCGGACCGACCCGCATGGACTACCCGGGAACGATGGGAGCGGTACGCGCAGTGGCACGGTA
- a CDS encoding MBL fold metallo-hydrolase, translating to MTVTWEDLGWERVAAGVGRCRLPVWDCTIGLVAGEGAVLMIDAGSSLAEGAKLGAQARALTGHRVTHLALTHPHFDHVFGAAALPDTEVFGAVGVDALLTRVRDREELREDGVRQGLAAPAAQEAAERLAPPGHLVSGEWTLDLGGGRQVLLANVGPGHTAHDLAVLVPGDPEVVFCGDLVEESGEPQAGPDAVPSHWPAALDRLLDLGGEDALYVPGHGAVVDAAFVRAQRDALAARFGVSR from the coding sequence ATGACGGTGACTTGGGAAGACCTCGGATGGGAGCGCGTGGCCGCCGGTGTGGGGCGGTGCCGGCTGCCGGTGTGGGACTGCACGATCGGGCTGGTCGCCGGAGAGGGGGCGGTCCTCATGATCGACGCGGGGTCGAGCCTCGCCGAGGGCGCGAAACTGGGCGCGCAGGCGCGGGCACTCACCGGTCACCGTGTGACACATCTCGCGCTGACCCACCCGCACTTCGACCATGTCTTCGGCGCCGCGGCGCTCCCGGACACCGAGGTGTTCGGCGCGGTGGGCGTGGACGCGCTGCTGACGCGGGTGCGGGACCGCGAGGAACTGCGCGAGGACGGGGTGCGCCAGGGCCTGGCGGCGCCCGCGGCCCAGGAGGCGGCGGAGCGGCTGGCCCCGCCCGGCCACCTGGTCTCCGGCGAGTGGACCCTCGACCTGGGCGGCGGACGGCAGGTGCTGCTGGCGAACGTCGGCCCGGGGCACACCGCGCACGACCTGGCGGTGCTGGTGCCGGGCGATCCGGAGGTGGTGTTCTGCGGCGACCTGGTCGAGGAGTCCGGCGAGCCGCAGGCGGGCCCCGACGCGGTGCCGTCGCACTGGCCGGCGGCCCTGGACCGGCTGCTCGACCTGGGCGGCGAGGACGCGCTGTACGTGCCCGGTCACGGAGCGGTGGTGGACGCGGCGTTCGTGCGGGCGCAACGGGACGCGCTGGCGGCGCGTTTCGGCGTGTCGCGGTGA